TTTCTATGCAATTACCTGAACACGGCGCAAACAGTAAAAGACTGTATGCGTCGTTGAATATCCCGATGCCCGATCACGTTCTCGATTTCAGCGAGAACTGCAATCCCGCAGGACCTCCGCCATCTGTAGCGGACGCGTGGCCTGACTTGCTGGCAACACTTGCCGGATATCCTGATCCGGACGGGCAGCCATTTTTATCCGCCATTGCCGCCTATCATCATACAGAAGAGCAACAGGTTCTCGTCGGCAACGGGGCGGCCGAAATACTGTCGCTGCTCGCAGGACGCTATGAAGGCAAACGTGTCATCGTAATCAATCCGACTTTTTCTGAATATAGGGCTACGCTGGAAGCGAACGGGGCAGAAGTGGTGCAGCTTCAGGCTGTCGAAGCTGATCATTTCCAGCTGCCCATGGAGCAGATTCTGAAAGCGCTGCCGGAAGCAGATGCAATTTATTTGTGCACGCCGAATAATCCGACGGGGCTGCTGCCGTCAACAGACGTATTATGGACGATCATCAAGGCAGCTGAACAGAGTGAGACAGATATCGTGCTTGACGAAGCTTTCATTGACTTTGTGGATGAAAACCGCTCATTTATCAGGTACGCCGCAAGCTGTCCCCGCCTGATGGTCGTCCGCTCGATGACGAAAATGTATGCAATTCCCGGCATTCGGTTAGGTTATTTAATTGCACATCCCAGACGGATTGAAGCCTTAAAACGCCGAGCCTCTCATTGGCATGTCAATGGAATCGCTGCGGAAATCGGTGTGCTGTGTCTGCAGGAAGAGGCATATCGGCGCCAGGCAATCGAGCATGCAAGGCAAGAGCGTCTGAAGATGAAGGAGTTTTTACATTCGCACGGCTGTGAAGTGATTGATTCCGCCGCTAATTATTTGGTCATGAAACCAATATGCGACGCCAATCTGCTGTACCGGGAGTTATTGGCCCAAGGAATGATCTTGCGCCACTCTGAAAACTTCAAGGGCATGGACGGACGCTGGCTGCGAATTGGAATGAAATCCGAAACGATGATGAAAAGGCTGCGGGAGGCGATGGAGACTTGGTTCAAGGAACACTGACATTTATCAGCGGCGGGGTGCGAAGCGGGAAAAGTGCCTACGCGGAGCATCTGCTCGTTAATCAGGCAGCTGGCCGCCTCGTCTATATCGCATCCGGTAAAGCGACCGATGCGGAGATGAAACAAAGGATCGACAAGCACAAGGAAGACCGCCGCCATGCAAACTGGCAGACGATCGAGCAGCCCGTAAATCTTCATGAAGTTCTGCCGTTACTGCGTTCCGGTGACCTTGTGCTATGGGATTGTCTGACAACGTGGCTGGCAAATGAGCTGTACGAAGGATTTGAAGAAGGCCGCCCCTGTGTGCACCGCCCGGGGTGTCTGGAGCAGAAGCAGCAGCGCTTATTACATACCATCAGACAAATGAAAGAAATTGTCAGCCAACTCGTAATTGTTTCCAATGAAGTACTCGACGAATGGCCGCAGTACGAAGAGGAGACCGAGCTGTACCGGCAGACAATCGGCAGGCTGCATCAAAACATCGTAGAAATAGCGGACACAGCCATCGAAATGGATCATGGCATTCCGATTGTCTGGAAAGGGGCGCCTCTATTATGAAAGGTTTAATGGTTGTCGGCACTGCGTCAGACGTCGGCAAAACGATGATCTGCACCGCGTTATGCAGGCTGCTTGCGAATGAAGGTGTCCATGTAGCACCTTTTAAATCGCAAAACATGTCAGGCTTCACCGAAACATTGCCGGACGGCCGTGAAATCAGCCGGTCGCAGCTGCAGCAGGCAGAAGCCGCGCGAACAGAACCGGTTGCCGAAATGAACCCCATTTTAATGAAACCTGGAGCGAATTTACAGGCTGACGTATTATTCATGGGTATTCCGGCAGGCGGGACAGACGGGCACGTATTTCGTGAAAAGTGGTTCGATAAGGGATTCGATGCCATTCGGCAGGCGCTTAATTATCTGTCCAATCAGTACGATGCGCTCATTATGGAAGGGGCGGGGAGTACCGCGGAAGTCAATCTGATGGACCGTGAACTGACAAATATGCGTGTGGCGGAATTAGCCGATGTGCCTGTCCTGCTCGTGTCAGATATTTCAAAAGGCGGCGCGTTCGCATCGGTCATTGGTACGCTGCAGCTGCTGTCAGAAGAGAGGCGCAGCCGCGTCAAAGCAATAATTATCAATAAATTTTACGGCGATGCTTCGTATTTTGAAGAAGGTGTCGCATTCATTGAACAATACACAGGCATCCCGGTCGCAGGTGTCATTCCGGTGCTGGAGAACCACGGAATTCCGGAAGAAGACATGGACCGCAGAACACAGCCCGCGGCGGCTGGGGTTGATGTCTATGAACAATGGGCAGACCATGTGAAAAAGCATATCAACTGGCCGTTGATTCAATCCATTTTGGCGTAAAGGGGCGGGAAGATGAATAGCATTTTATTAGCGCTCCAGTTTTTCACGTCTTTTCCTGTCAATAAAGAACTGCCGCTCGGGAAGAAAGAAGTGTCCGGCATGTACATCGCGCTGCCGTTCGCAGGCGGCGGAATCGGTTTGCTGCTGGCGGGCGCTGCGTATATCACGGGCGATTTCAACAGCTTTCTTGCAGCGGTACTTATTTTGCTGACAGGACTCATCGCAACAGGCGGCCTGCATGCGGACGGTTTTGCAGATCTCGGTGATGCATTCTTTTCTTATCAGGACCGGGAAAAACGTTTGAAGATTATGGGAGATCCGCAGCTCGGCGCATTCGGCACCTTGTCCTTGCTCATTTTGCTTGGCCTGAAAATCGGTATTTTTATGGAGATTCTTCAGCTGGCAAATGGCTGGGTATTACTCGTTGCGGTACCGGTTTTATCACGCGCTGCGCTAGTCGTCTACTTCACACGGACAAAAACAGCGAAATCAAGCGGAATTGCGCATTTCTTTCAACAGAACTTTCTGCGGGGGCCTATGCTGTTCGCTTCATTTGCTGTCAGTGCAGTGACAATCATTTTTGTAAGCGTGTACTATCAGTCATTTCTTCTCATTCCTGTCATGCTGCTCGTCATGACTTTGTCTGTCTGGCTCTATAAACGGTGGACCGTCAAACATTTCGGCGGCGCCACGGGAGATCTGTGCGGTGCATTTATTGAAGGAATGGAGGTGCTGCTATGGCTCGTCCTTATCGTTTATTTCTCGTTCGGCATTTAAAGACGGCTGCGAATGAAAGCAGGCAATATTGCGGCTGGACGGATAGTGAGCTCGCATCTGCTGATGGAGAGGCTGTTGAATTCCCGGTTGCTGTCCGCCATGTGTTCGGCAGTGATCTGAGCAGAACACGCCAGACCGCTTCGATTTATTTTCCGCAGGCAGAGTACACGGCGGATGCTCGTTTACGCGAGTGCAGCTTCGGGGATTTTGAAGGGCAGACATATGAGCAATTACAACATGACCCAGACTATCGAAACTGGCTGGATGATCCGTGGCACGTACCGCCGCGCAACGGGGAAACGCTCAAACAAGTGAAAGCCCGTGTGCTAAACGCGCTGTCCGAACTGCCGAATGAAGCAGTGGCGGTGACGCACGGCGGCGTGATCCGCGTAGTGCTGGATACATTCGCTCCGCTCAGCCGGTCATTTTGGGAGTGGAACGTACCGAACGGCTCGATCTGGCAGCTCGAATGGGCAGACGAGCAGGAAATGAAGGAGGGGAAGCGATGCACGTCTTTATCGGAGGTGCCTATAACGGCAAAACGGACTATGTAAGACGTTGGGTTGGCGATACGGCTGCATGTTTCTGTACAATGGAGACAACAGCATCCGCAGCTCCCGGCGAATGTCTTGTCATTACGGGTTTGCATGAATGGCTGATGAATACTGCATTGACCGAAACAGAAGCAAGTCAGGCCGTGCGTGATGTCAGCGGCCCTGACACGGTTTTCATTTTGACAGAGATCGGCCGCGGCATCGTCCCATTAGATGCCGGACAGCGTGAACTGCGCGACCGGTGCGGCCGTCTGTATCAGCAATTATTTGCTGAGGCGACAGGCGTTACGAGAATTTGGTATGGCATTCCCCACACAATAAAAGGAGTGAAGTGAATTGAAAATCTACACAAAGACAGGCGATAAAGGCACAACCAGTTTGATCGGCGGGCGCGTGGCGAAAGATGACTTGCGCGTAGAAGCGTACGGCACAATCGATGAACTGAATTCATTCATCGGCAAAGCAATGACAGAGCTGGAAAAAGAAAAGTTTGCAGATATCCTGACTGACCTCGAAACCATTCAAAATGAATTATTTGACGGCGGCGGCGACTTGGCAAACGTCATGAAAGAGCGTCACTATAAGCTGGATGAAGAGCCTATAACCGTTCTGGAACAGCGGATTGACAAATTAATGGAAGAAGCCCCCGAATTGGAACGGTTCATCCTCCCGGGCGGTTCACCTGCCGCTGCGACTTTACACATCGCACGCACCGTCACACGCCGCGCTGAACGCGTTACAGTAACACTGATGAACGCAGCCGACGACGTATCACCGGTGGTGGGCCGATACTTAAACCGCTTATCGGACTACTTATTCGTAGCAGCACGCATCGTCAACGCGCGCCTCGGGATTCCCGACAATGAATACGTCCGCAGCGCAAAAGTATTCCGCACGAACGACAAAAAAGACAAGTGAATCACAACAGACAGAGGCCGAGGGGAATATCCCCGGCCTCTTCAATAGTCTTGCGTTGATAGATTTTGGGTGAGCAGTAGTATGCGGGAGGGGGTTGCTTATATGCCTAGGTTAAGTGATCAAAGAGTTGGGCTAAGCGCTCATACATCTGGGTCAAGCGCTCATACATCTGGCCAAGCGCTCATAGAGTCCGGTCAAGCGCTCATACCCCCTGGCTAAGTGATCATAAAGTCCGGTCAACCGCTCATACTCCCGAGTCAACCGCTCAAACCCCTTGGCCAAGCGATCATAAAGTCCGGCCAACCGCTCATACTCCCGGGTCAAGCGCTCATACCCCCTGGCCAAGCGATCATAAAGTCCGGCCAACCGCTCATACTCCCGGGTCAACCGCTCATACCCCCCCGGCCAAGCGATCATAAAGTCCGGCCAAGTGCTCATACTCCCGGGTCAAGCGCTCATACCCCCTGGCCAAGCGATCATAAAGTCCGGCCAACCGCTCATACCCCCTGGCTAAGTGATCATAAAGTCCGGTCAAGCGCTCATACTCCCGAGTCAACCGCTCAAACCCCCTGGCTAAGCGATCATAAAGTCCGGCCAAGTGCTCATACTCCCGGGTCAAGCGCTCATACCCCCTGGCCAAGCGATCATAAAGTCCGGCCAACCGCTCAAACCCCCTGGCTAAGCGATCATAAAGTCCGGCCAAGCGCTCATACTCCCGAGTCAAGCGCTCATAGCCATTGGCCAAGCGATCATACCCCCCTGGCCAACCGATCATCCCCCTTGGCCAAGCGATCATAAAGTCCGGCCAAGCGCTCATACTCCCGAGTCAACCGCTCAAACCCCTTGGCCAAGCGATCATAAAGTCCGGCCAACCGCTCATACTCCCGGGTCAAGCGCCCATACCCCCTGGCCAAGCGATCATAAAGTCCGGCCAACTGATGTTATTGTAAAAAACGTACACAAGGCTCTCATTATTGTTATAGTGAACCTAACTTAGAAAAGGACGTGTACGGCATGAAAAAACATCGCTCACCAGAATACAAACGGTATCTCAGTAAGTTGGTAGTGGAAGAAGGCAGAAAAACCACGGAGCTTTCTTACGAAACCGGCGTACCTGTCAGTACAATTAGACGCTGGGCGGCAACTTATCGGAAAGAGTTGAAAGATCAGTATAAAGAAGAAGGTTTAGAAACGTTTTCCGACATGGAAAAGAAGCTAAGGGAAGCCGAAAAAGCTATGAAGGATCTGCAGGAGGAAAATGAAATCTTAAAAAAGGCTATGCATGTCTTCGCGAAAGACCAGGCGTAAAGTACGAGTTTATTGAAAAGCATCAAGGCGTGTACTGCGTGACGAAGATGTGCAGGGTACTGGGTGTCTCTCGAAGTGGCTATTATGAGTGGAGACGGCGACCGCTGACCAAGGAATGGCAGGAGCGGCAGGAGTATAGAGAAGCGGTGAAACAGGATATTTCAATCTCTTACCATCAAAGCCACGGTATTTACGGCAGTCCTCGGATCCATGGAGATTTATTGGCGTTGGGATATACGCTGAGCGAGAGCTATGTCGCTTCTTTAATGCGTGAAATGGGCTATTCAGCAAAATTTCCTAAACGGTTTGTGAACACGACGGACTCCGACCACGGGCAACCGATTTACCCTAATTTACTGAATCGTCAATTCAATGTAGAAGTGATAAATACCGTGTGGGTGACGGACATCACGTATATTTACACGCTGGACGGCTGGTTGTATTTGGCGAGTGTAATGGACCTGTATTCACGCCGTATTGTAGGCTACAGTCTAGGAGAGTCATTGAAAGCTGAGCTGGTGGTCTCAGCGTTACAGAAGGCGTTGGTCTGCAGACAGCCGCCAAAAGGTTTTCTGCATCATTCGGACAGAGGAAGCCAGTACTGTTCAAAAGAGTATATCCCGCTCCTTGAGGAGCATAACGCGCAAATCAGTATGAGCAGGAAAGCAGATCCATATGACAATGCCTGTATCGAGTCATTCCACGCAACCACTAAGAAGGAATTGATTTACCGCTGGGGCAAGATCGGGCGCGAACAAGCCAAGCAAGAGATTATCTCGTACATTGACGGGTTCTACAATTTGCGAAGAAGGCATTCAAAATTGGGATATCTGTCACCCATTGAATTTGAGCTGCAAGAACGTGAGCGCGATCAGAAAAATAGAGCAGAAGAGTCGCTTGTTTTGTGACCAGATTGACGGTGAAAGAGAATTATTCCAAAGGAATCATTCTCTTTCACTGTCCGACCAAGCGAAGCGCGGTAGTGGTTGGAGAGTAAAAAGCGCTCAATATTGAGTGTACGTTTATTGACATAACTCCACAAGCGCTCATACTCCCGAGTCAACCGCTCAAACCCCCGAGTCAACCGCTCATAGCCCCCGGCCAACCGCCCATACTCCCGAGACAACCGCTCATCCCACCCCGCTCAACCGCTCAATCATCACACCCGAATTACATCATACAGCTCCGAAAATTCTTTTCTGCTTAAAATCTTCGGCACGGGATACAGCGGATTCGCTTCCGCCGATGCCCGCTTCACCATCAGCGGAATATCCTCCTGAACAATCCCGTTCACCCGGTCAGGAATATTCATCGCGCGGTTCAGTGCCCGAATTTCACTGATGAATTTCTCTGCCTTCATCCGCTTCGTGTCAGTACGGCTGGTGATTCCGATCAAATCCGCCAGCTCGGAAAGGGGTTCGTATACACATTCGCCATAGTATTCCAGTACATGCGGTAAAATAATCGCATTCGCGAGTCCGTGCGGCATTTGATAAAACCCGCCGAGCGTGTGTGCGATGGCGTGCACATTTCCTACATAGGCGCGTGTGAATGCTTTGCCGGCCAGATAGGAAGCCCGCTGCATATTCGCCCGCGACGATAAATTCCCTCCATTGCGGTAAGCTTCGAATAAATTCGTGAACACGAGCTGCACGGCTTCGCGGCTGTCTTCCCGCGTTTCCTTCGTATTGCTTCTGCCGATATACGCTTCCACTGCGTGCGTCAGCGCATCCATGCCAGTTGCCGCGGTTATCGCTTTCGGCAGTTTCACGGTCAGCAAGGGATCAAGGACAGCGTAATGGGGAATCAGCGACGTATCATTAATCGCATATTTTTCATGCGTCTCACTGTTCGTCACTACCGCTGCGAGCGTCGCTTCACTGCCGGTGCCCGCAGTCGTCGGCACCGCAAAAAGCACAGGGATCCGTCTGCGGACATGCAGCTGGCCTTTCAATTGAGGAATCTTTTTCTGTGGCCTTGCAATCCGGGCACCGACCGCTTTTGCACAGTCGATCGGAGAACCTCCGCCAAACGCAATCAGCGCTTCGCATTCATTCGCGAGATACAGACTGCGCGCTTCCTCGATATTGTGAATGGTCGGGTTCGGCACCGTTTTGTCATAGACCAGATAGTTGATGCCAAGTGAATTCAGCCCGACCAGCAATACATCCATCAGACCGAGCTTCGCGATATCGCGGTCTGTCACAATCAGGACACTGCCAATCCCTAAACTTTTTACTTTTCCGGCTAGGCCTTCCAGACTCCCCAGCCCTTGCAGCAGTTCGGGCTCCCGCCAAGGCAGAAAATTCATTCCCGCCTTAAAACTTTTCTGAAACAGCCGCGCATATAACCGATACATAACCAAAACTCCTTTCCCGTGCTCGCGTAATATTACGGAAATGTTAACATAATATTCAGAAGTCTGCTAATATGGTATATAATAAAACGAAAGGGGCATGGCAGGCCAGGCAATCCCGATCATCGGCAGCGGATACGGGGTGATGACGCAACAAAATC
The Sporosarcina sp. P33 genome window above contains:
- a CDS encoding cob(I)yrinic acid a,c-diamide adenosyltransferase; translation: MKIYTKTGDKGTTSLIGGRVAKDDLRVEAYGTIDELNSFIGKAMTELEKEKFADILTDLETIQNELFDGGGDLANVMKERHYKLDEEPITVLEQRIDKLMEEAPELERFILPGGSPAAATLHIARTVTRRAERVTVTLMNAADDVSPVVGRYLNRLSDYLFVAARIVNARLGIPDNEYVRSAKVFRTNDKKDK
- a CDS encoding IS3 family transposase, translating into MEKHQGVYCVTKMCRVLGVSRSGYYEWRRRPLTKEWQERQEYREAVKQDISISYHQSHGIYGSPRIHGDLLALGYTLSESYVASLMREMGYSAKFPKRFVNTTDSDHGQPIYPNLLNRQFNVEVINTVWVTDITYIYTLDGWLYLASVMDLYSRRIVGYSLGESLKAELVVSALQKALVCRQPPKGFLHHSDRGSQYCSKEYIPLLEEHNAQISMSRKADPYDNACIESFHATTKKELIYRWGKIGREQAKQEIISYIDGFYNLRRRHSKLGYLSPIEFELQERERDQKNRAEESLVL
- a CDS encoding bifunctional adenosylcobinamide kinase/adenosylcobinamide-phosphate guanylyltransferase codes for the protein MHVFIGGAYNGKTDYVRRWVGDTAACFCTMETTASAAPGECLVITGLHEWLMNTALTETEASQAVRDVSGPDTVFILTEIGRGIVPLDAGQRELRDRCGRLYQQLFAEATGVTRIWYGIPHTIKGVK
- a CDS encoding iron-containing alcohol dehydrogenase, which produces MYRLYARLFQKSFKAGMNFLPWREPELLQGLGSLEGLAGKVKSLGIGSVLIVTDRDIAKLGLMDVLLVGLNSLGINYLVYDKTVPNPTIHNIEEARSLYLANECEALIAFGGGSPIDCAKAVGARIARPQKKIPQLKGQLHVRRRIPVLFAVPTTAGTGSEATLAAVVTNSETHEKYAINDTSLIPHYAVLDPLLTVKLPKAITAATGMDALTHAVEAYIGRSNTKETREDSREAVQLVFTNLFEAYRNGGNLSSRANMQRASYLAGKAFTRAYVGNVHAIAHTLGGFYQMPHGLANAIILPHVLEYYGECVYEPLSELADLIGITSRTDTKRMKAEKFISEIRALNRAMNIPDRVNGIVQEDIPLMVKRASAEANPLYPVPKILSRKEFSELYDVIRV
- a CDS encoding histidine phosphatase family protein; its protein translation is MARPYRLFLVRHLKTAANESRQYCGWTDSELASADGEAVEFPVAVRHVFGSDLSRTRQTASIYFPQAEYTADARLRECSFGDFEGQTYEQLQHDPDYRNWLDDPWHVPPRNGETLKQVKARVLNALSELPNEAVAVTHGGVIRVVLDTFAPLSRSFWEWNVPNGSIWQLEWADEQEMKEGKRCTSLSEVPITAKRTM
- a CDS encoding cobyric acid synthase — encoded protein: MKGLMVVGTASDVGKTMICTALCRLLANEGVHVAPFKSQNMSGFTETLPDGREISRSQLQQAEAARTEPVAEMNPILMKPGANLQADVLFMGIPAGGTDGHVFREKWFDKGFDAIRQALNYLSNQYDALIMEGAGSTAEVNLMDRELTNMRVAELADVPVLLVSDISKGGAFASVIGTLQLLSEERRSRVKAIIINKFYGDASYFEEGVAFIEQYTGIPVAGVIPVLENHGIPEEDMDRRTQPAAAGVDVYEQWADHVKKHINWPLIQSILA
- a CDS encoding adenosylcobinamide-GDP ribazoletransferase — encoded protein: MNSILLALQFFTSFPVNKELPLGKKEVSGMYIALPFAGGGIGLLLAGAAYITGDFNSFLAAVLILLTGLIATGGLHADGFADLGDAFFSYQDREKRLKIMGDPQLGAFGTLSLLILLGLKIGIFMEILQLANGWVLLVAVPVLSRAALVVYFTRTKTAKSSGIAHFFQQNFLRGPMLFASFAVSAVTIIFVSVYYQSFLLIPVMLLVMTLSVWLYKRWTVKHFGGATGDLCGAFIEGMEVLLWLVLIVYFSFGI
- a CDS encoding bifunctional adenosylcobinamide kinase/adenosylcobinamide-phosphate guanylyltransferase, yielding MVQGTLTFISGGVRSGKSAYAEHLLVNQAAGRLVYIASGKATDAEMKQRIDKHKEDRRHANWQTIEQPVNLHEVLPLLRSGDLVLWDCLTTWLANELYEGFEEGRPCVHRPGCLEQKQQRLLHTIRQMKEIVSQLVIVSNEVLDEWPQYEEETELYRQTIGRLHQNIVEIADTAIEMDHGIPIVWKGAPLL
- the cobD gene encoding threonine-phosphate decarboxylase CobD, coding for MQLPEHGANSKRLYASLNIPMPDHVLDFSENCNPAGPPPSVADAWPDLLATLAGYPDPDGQPFLSAIAAYHHTEEQQVLVGNGAAEILSLLAGRYEGKRVIVINPTFSEYRATLEANGAEVVQLQAVEADHFQLPMEQILKALPEADAIYLCTPNNPTGLLPSTDVLWTIIKAAEQSETDIVLDEAFIDFVDENRSFIRYAASCPRLMVVRSMTKMYAIPGIRLGYLIAHPRRIEALKRRASHWHVNGIAAEIGVLCLQEEAYRRQAIEHARQERLKMKEFLHSHGCEVIDSAANYLVMKPICDANLLYRELLAQGMILRHSENFKGMDGRWLRIGMKSETMMKRLREAMETWFKEH
- a CDS encoding transposase, with protein sequence MKKHRSPEYKRYLSKLVVEEGRKTTELSYETGVPVSTIRRWAATYRKELKDQYKEEGLETFSDMEKKLREAEKAMKDLQEENEILKKAMHVFAKDQA